One Argentina anserina chromosome 6, drPotAnse1.1, whole genome shotgun sequence genomic window, TCAGCAAGCTATTACCGAATTTTAATAAATTCTCAgttcttcaatttttattgttttaagtTAACCAGAACATACaattaaacaaacaaaaaaattaaacacttCAACTCAGACATGTGACAACAAGAAAAATCATCTGTTGGCAGAGTTGGGTAAAGGAAAATGCAACAGCAGAAAAGGACAAGTAAAAGAtcaaataagaaagaaaatacaaaaaagaGCAAAGTTGCAGGTTAATGAGCTACTGTTTAACATAGAACATTCAGAAAAGATGGATTGTGTTTACCTAAGGGAAGAACATGTTACTTACCAGGACCCATAATATTTTGCTTATCTATCTCCACAATGTAGTCAGAGAGGAAGTTGATGTACAGTGTAGTGTTAAGTATTCCATCCTTAGGACTTTGAAGGGATGCTTGGAGCTGAGTTGTGTCACTAAAGAATGAACCCGGTACAAACTCATGAAACAGAGGTTGGATGAGCCTTAGATCATGTAAATGATGGTATATCCGTGGAAATAAACTGAATTTCAGTATATTTGTATCACTCCCTCTGAATGTAACTGGTCTATTATCCAAAGTACTTCCATTCTTTAATGTTCCACTAACAAAACTCAGATGTCTTTTACTAGTACCACTCCTTGTAGTAAGATTGAACTGAAAtccaacagcagcagcaggaCTATTAGGAAGATCAGTGAACTGCCAGGATATGTACATATTGTCTTGAATTGGTTGACAACTATTGCAGCCAAGAGTTATCGTTGGTCCTCTACTTGTATTTTGACACGAGTAGTTTCCAAATTTTGACAGAGAAGCCCTTCTGTAATCAATGAATCCAGGATTTCCAGTAACCAAAGTACCAAGATCACGTAAGTTTGAACAGCTCATGCTAGAAATAGTGGTTATATTAAATTCCAGGTCATTGTTGAACAAGGCCAAGTCGGGTGCATTTGTTGCTCTGACATTATGTACCTCAATACTTCTCTTTGTTATGATTTGGTAGAGCAACCTgtgaaaaaactgaaaaaccaAGTAAGTATAAACTAATTTGATGAAATCCATGCAGCCAAAACAAAAGGGAGATCAGAGATAGGTTGGAATTTATCGTCAAATTACTCACGCAGCAAAAAGACCAATGAAGAGTATCCAGCTTGCTGTTGAAAACATTCCACCAAGTTCTGTTTTCCGTTTCTTAACCACCTTTTGATCATCCTGTACCACAAATGAAGTTAGTTGAATCCCTTGTCATAATAAAGAAAGCTACTGATAAAGCTGCCTCTCAAAAGAAACATCTAATTGAATGCTACAGTAACTTCAATAAGTAGCATAGACAAAGTTCACTACAGAGATGAGTTCtccataaagaaaaaaaaaagtgaatgaGGGCAAGCTGACAGAAAATTTCAACTGTACGAATAATTCCTCATAAAAATCAAAGGTACAAAGGTCTCCGAGTCTACTCTACACTACTGAATTACGTCTTTTACAACAAATATGAATCGACTCACATGATACTTACTGTTGAGTATCGAGTTACACAAAAGTTCTTATATGATGCACCAATCTTTCCTTTGCCTAATATTGTTCTTCCTTCTAATAGATACATTCAAGCAAACCAATAGCAAAGCAACAGAAGAAGTTGGAGATATACACAGTACATCAACTGACAAAAGTTAGTACACAGAGGGAAGCAAAACCCAGAAGTAGTGCAAACTCCAAAACACCTCAATCTAAGACTGTCCCAAGGTGCAACACTTTGGGTATATACACTAAACAGCTAGTGAATCAATCACAATTTACTTCATGATGATTAGTTTCCCCTCAATTACAGCAACTACTTATAACCTCATAAATTGTACATCAAAGCTATTAATTCACACCAGATATTGATTAAGGGTTGATTGATCAAGCTTAAGCATGAGCAGTCAAAATAACTAACCAGCCAATGCCTGGTGGCAAAGCAAACATCCAATCTGCTAACCCACCATCTCATCCTGAACCAGATGCTCCTCCCATCATTCCCAACCTTAGTAAACCTCAGAAGCAAGCAGAACCCAAACCAAGAGAGCAGCAAAACAAGCGTGGCCTCCAAGAACACAGCCTGGGATTGCGTGAACTTCTTGATAGAATCGAAAGAGAAGATGCTCTCCGGTATCCCAAAGGAGTAAGAGTCCTCGGAGACGCCGCCGTCGGTGGAGATGGTGGAGTTCGCCGTGAAGAGGAAGCAGGTGTTGCTGGTCTGGTTCAGAAGATACCCAACTGCACAAGCACAGTGGCTTCCATTGTAGCTGAAGCTGTGTGCTGGGCAGCTCATTCTTGCTTCACAATAATGGCTTGTGGGTTCGGTCAGAATCAAACAAAGATGTAATCTTTGGCTTACCTTGAGACAAAATGGTTGGCGGGTTTtgttaaaaacaaacaaagatgAAACCTTTGCTTGGATTTGTGGGTTTTAGGACAAAACAGTTTGTGGGTTTTGTTAGGAACACAGAAAAAGATGGAATCTTTGCCTTGGATTGTGGTTTTTGGAGAACATGTTCCGTGGGTTTTGCAAATCTCAAGTGTTTgagcgttttttttttttgggtggaATTGGTGCTCTGAAAAATGATGAGTTTTGTGGGAAGAAAAACCAGTCTTTGAATTTGGCGCGTTTTGGGGGTCAAAGCTGTGCTGAAAGTTGTGAGTAATGGACAGGAGGGATTACACAGAACTAGTAGATACGTTACTTTCGAGAGTCTCTGAGGTTTCTTGTGTGCTTTGGGAAGAATTGTAGGGGAAGCAAAGAATGTAATAGCTGCTGCTTCTTCTTGTTGTCGTTTCAGTCGATTAGAAAAGACAGGTATTCTAATTAGACAGGTATGCTTATAAGAAGCTTTTGTATATTTCTGATTCTTAtccagaaaagaaaataaagagacAAAGAGCCTGCTAGATCTACTATCTTTTTCGTTTTCTATTTTGTTCTAGGCCTTGGTGGTCTGGCCTCCTtgtttctgaaaaaaaaaaagttcgtATCGGATGGGATTCTCAACCTCCATAAAGAGTTCAATGGAATCCACATGGGGTTTGCCGTTTGCGAGAGGAAGCGGCTGTCTGTATCAATCAGccagcttcttcttctcttctcttttcaATGGAATCCACATGGGGTTTGTTCTTTGACATTTGTTTCTTCCTATATATTGTGGTAGTTTTCGACCTTACAAGAAAGGTCAAACAACATCTTATAATATCATAATTCCAACTTGACTCGTCCTTAAAGAAACTAAACGTCCACATCTTACAATTAACAATGAATACAAATATGTTAATTTTGTATATAATTGTTTAAGGAAAATACTTGTATCCATACTAGTATGGATGGATGCATCCAAACTCCTCATATTTCTATATATTTAATAGTgtgaatataaaattttaaccgttcaaaagatTTGTTAATCAATAAAGATcacttttgtaaaaaaaattcaatataaacaaaTATCGTTTACTTAGCCGAATGTATCAAATAAACAAACGGCTGATTATGAGACTACAAACTTTCACAAGTaacgttcatttgtttgatgtaaTCAACTTAACAAccaatttttatttcaattcatattttacAGAGATGATATTCATTGATCGATTAAACTTTTAAATAATTAACATTATGACATCACACTACTAaaagtataaaaataaaagagggTATGGATGTGTGCGTCCATACTTAATAGAcacaagtatttttttttccattgttTAATCCATTCTAAAAGTGCAAACCAATGATCATTAACTATCGAATGAGATACAAAACGGTAAAACTATAGAAGGGATGTTATTCGCACTCCAATCCTGTGTATCCGAAGAGTGCAAATGGCACAGCCCTGGCAAAATTTGCATTTGATTTAATGCGGAATCAATAATCTGATCGTCTACTGCTGGCAAGATCAGTGACTAAATTGTCGTCCTCATTTTCACACTGTTCCAAGTATTCATTGTAAGCAGGATTATAAGCAGCAGCCAAGCGCAGATGCTTTAAAGCTTCTTTCTTGCGACCCACATTGGATAGAGCACTGAAACGGCAAAGAGGATTAGTACACAAGTAGCTTATATAGATGTGACAGTTTCCTCAACTTTACTACTCTAATAACCATACCTTGCTAGCATTAACAACCCATCAAAATAATGAGCCTTGATCTTTGGTTCATCTGGCTCGTTCAATTGTGCGATTCTTTCCAAGTGTACAATCCCTTCCGGGAATTTTCCCTGATCAAGCACATgggaaacaaaaataaagGTTTAGACTTCTGTGTTTCGAATCTATTGAGTACTGTTCGAAAAATAGTAATGCTTTTGAATAAGATAGAAAAATGAAAGACCAGTAAGCAATGCTATCCTCACCTGCCGTATGTACGCAACACCAGTCCACTGCGATGCAAGAATTAGATTATCAATATCCTCCAGTTGTGTGGGGACACCAGTACTAACGAGCTGATGAGAATATAAACAAGGGTCAGATTGGTAAAATTCTTACATTAGCTTCTAATTAATGAGTGAATACACCAACAAAACTGATATAGAACATAGCACAGCAATTGACAGGCATAAGAGACTGATTAGCAACATGCCTGTGACGTATAATTTTCATTCACTTTTTGTATTGCAGAACACAGGTCTACAGTGGATTCTAAAAATCTAATTATCACATATTGTGGTGCAACAGTAATTACTTACACAAAAAAATAACCCAATCATGAGTGTCACAAAAGCAGAACAGGAAAGATATTGACCTTAGTAATAGCACGTTCCAAGAATTGAGTAGCCTCTGCCTCCAATTTTTTCTGCAATAGAGTCTGACCCATTACTATGAGTGCTCGTACACACTCGGGATCTTTCTTAAGAGCAAGTCTGTTTCAGTGAATTT contains:
- the LOC126798430 gene encoding uncharacterized protein LOC126798430, whose protein sequence is MSCPAHSFSYNGSHCACAVGYLLNQTSNTCFLFTANSTISTDGGVSEDSYSFGIPESIFSFDSIKKFTQSQAVFLEATLVLLLSWFGFCLLLRFTKVGNDGRSIWFRMRWWVSRLDVCFATRHWLDDQKVVKKRKTELGGMFSTASWILFIGLFAALLYQIITKRSIEVHNVRATNAPDLALFNNDLEFNITTISSMSCSNLRDLGTLVTGNPGFIDYRRASLSKFGNYSCQNTSRGPTITLGCNSCQPIQDNMYISWQFTDLPNSPAAAVGFQFNLTTRSGTSKRHLSFVSGTLKNGSTLDNRPVTFRGSDTNILKFSLFPRIYHHLHDLRLIQPLFHEFVPGSFFSDTTQLQASLQSPKDGILNTTLYINFLSDYIVEIDKQNIMGPVSFLADLGGLYCISIGIFFYLLVQCEFRIKKLRNEDSVLRSVRNRRKAQDHWDKLRKYVMYTWNCKALDDYYESVNKRSGCTGFNTRSTLRNGSVSKRMQREADTISFNRKLSLHNKKTVVQESLDTVGDIELYTSGTRMNPPQSSSHSGAELGPPLQSELLASTRNGEQQGIVLCEQDTSLPKAPSLTNDDVIPPPPSLELKDPAEMDMSDVQKNLVSLYEYNVLLREKLVEAQSLFHSLAIKPSTEGQT